Below is a genomic region from Sorghum bicolor cultivar BTx623 chromosome 9, Sorghum_bicolor_NCBIv3, whole genome shotgun sequence.
atcacgtgaccgtattggttcatcgatcttgacctcacttgtacttcaccgttgccttggtccatcggcgccaagtcttgctcaagcttcaccgtcacacgcggtccctcgctaagcctctgacttgcccttcactcttgcaaccggtccatcgagccaagcctcatcttgatcttctccaccttggtcacatgactccatgtcatgtctcatatgcaatgagctcctccatcatcacattatcacctgtggactaatctcctgtgtatttcatataaacactattagtctacCTAAATTGTCACTccattaccaaaaccaaacaaggacctttcaaccgCCTCACCCGAGTCCTCATCTAGGAGCCAGACTTCCCACGAACGATGGCCGTACTCTCGACGTGACATTCGCTATGACCTCCACGTCGTGCCAGGGCATGGCAGCGACTATTTCAACCACCCCGGCACTGTgaaaccttacctctttcactgtgaagtaccgcctcacagtaaaagaggcATGGGGGAGATTAACAAGTGTCATTTTGGCTGTCTTCTCCTACTGTTACAGGACATGCAGCAATATCACCTATCCGACCCCCACGATCTCAACAGGACTCGGCaaccctccacaggagcaaCCATGCTGTCAGCCATACCCCAAGGACGGGATGGGCAAGCTTCTACAGGATCGGAACTGTGGCTTTACCATGTaccagaagaagatcaccggtcaACACATGTAAAAACCTTGTGTCCCCTTATGACTATAAAAGGAGAGCCAGGGCACACATCCAAGAACACGCTCACAACACTAGAACTTAAGGCAAGACCACGCACACTCCAGAGTAGCAAATAGCGCTCTGTCCACCACACAAAGTCAAGATCTGGGACTTAGccttctctcgcaacctgcttgtatactcctactacaagcactttcgggtgcaaggcaatacagacccccaatctcacactggacgtagggcatcttcagcccgaaccagtataattctatgtgttccacttgcatcaccatccgggtttaGGTAGACGCGCAGACTCGTTACTCGTTAGTGCCTAGACgatgagtctagacgccgacaccaAGAATGGTAATTTTTTATATTTACTATACATAATTTGAGCAATTGTATTTGTGTAAACACTTTATCTTATTATTAAGTACAACATGAAAGATTTGAAAGATGAGTCAAACTTTCTTAAATCTGCCTAAATTTTATAGAAAATGGTATCGACATTTATGTCCCTAACATCTTATAACTactttaataatatttttttagtcTTACGTGTCCCCCCTCTCTCTTTTAGCGGGTTAGTTCTTTCCTAAGTACACCGGTCTAGCTCCACCGTTAAAGCCGGTGCTCTGTGTTAGTGTGTTTGGCCGTTAGCCTATGGCATCTCGCCGCGGGTTTTGACGTGCTTGTACTCAGACTCCTATTTCCCTTAAAGCAACACGTGCTAAGGCacgctttcaaaaaaaaattaattgtcTTTTCAGAAAGTGAGAATTTCATACTATACGCCTTTAGAAAGTGTGAATTTTATAATCAACGTATTGTTTAGTTTCtcccaaaaactaaaatttttttaagattctccatcacatcgaatctttagatgtatatatagaatattaaatatagacaaaaataaaaactaattatacagtttacattacgagataaatcttttaaacctatttagtctataattaaataatatttattaaatataaataaaaatactatattAACCATCTTTgatgaactaaggccttgtttagttcaccccaaataccaaaaagttttcaagattttccgtcatatcgaatcttgcggcacgtgcataaaacattaaatatagacgaaaacaaaaactaattgcacagtttaactgtaaatcgcgagacgaataatcttttgatcctaattagtttatgattggataatatttatcacaaacaaacgaaaatactacgatagcgaaataaaaaaatttcacaGGCCTAAACAACGCGCAACGGCAGGGCCAAAGTGGGTACGGTCGGTGGCGTTCTTCTAGAAGCCTAAGGTTTTGTCAGAGTTGAGGGAGTCGCGGCAGCACATGGCACATGCACGCGAACCAGATGCTGCGTGCGCGCACGATGAAAGCGTGTGCTATCTCTATCCGTAGCTGCTGCGGCCCACCGtttttttttatagaaaaaaaggGAAACGAAAAGTCTGGGGTGTGCCGCTGTCCTGAGTGCTACTGCCTGCGGCGCCCGCATctcaccaaaaaccaaaatcttttcaagattttccgttacattaaatcttacgccacatgcatgaaatattaaatataaacaaaaataaaaactaattgcacagtttacctataaatcacgagatgaatcttttaaacctaattactcAAATAAtgtctgtcaaataaaaacaaaagtgctacacggaactaaacaaggcccatgtcACGTCGGGAGCAGCGACCAGCGAGGTCGCACAGGCGGGCGCCGGGCAGGGCTGCAGGGTCACCCGTTTCGCAAACCGGCATCTCCTTCGCTTTCGGGGTTTTTTTTCACGATCGAGAAGAATCGTTTTTTTAATGAAATACGGTGGAGGGCTCTCCCCCTCCAATCGTGTTTTTTTAAGATCAGTTCCTAAAAGAAAACCAAGCACCCTCGACACGACCATCACATTCCTATCATTAAGATGACCCGAAAACATACTTGGATCATCGTATTTGGCACCTgaggggtcttgtttagttcctaaaatattttataaaatgaccaatattctccgtcacatcgaatcttacagcatatgtatgaatcattaaatatatataaaagaaataattaattatacagtttaaccGAAAACATTTTTTTACAAGAACCGAAAACATTGGGTGGAGGGTTTTCACAACAATGCCTCCAACAAAAGACGCGCGTGACACCACCAGTTGTGTTACCATAATTAAGCATGAGCAGAGCCGAGCAAGGTTTTCACACACCGACCAAGCCATTGCTAGGCATGACTTTGTCGCCGTCGCTCTGGAGCTGCCTCTGGGCTAGCCATGCATCGCTGGCCACCGCCCACCACTGCACAGGTCATCAAAGCTAGCAAAGAATAACACACAAAGTTTTGCTTCACACGGCTGCAGGTACCCCCTGGGACGCCAGAGCGGCCCTAGCTAGCTAGTCAGCTCCATGCTGTAGCCACAGAACGGCGCTCGTTCGAGCTAGTCCACGCCGCCGTCTCTCACAACAGGGCGACTTTGGCCAAGCAACCACTACAAAATAAAGGTCAAGATCGTTgggtcgccggccggccgcctgTGTCCACCAGCCGGATGGAGAGTGACGCAGGGCACGTGCACCTGGAACAAGACAAGTTGTATGCATATCGATTGTTGACGACAATTTTTAAGGGTTGACAAAGTTGTCGTAAACAACATGCTCCTATATAGTCCTATATATGACCCGAGCGGACATTTGAGCATGTTCGTTGATTTGAAAAGTACGGCTGAAAAGAGAAGCACGAACAGACTTGACGCCATGCATGTAGCATTAATTGACCGGATCGATTGTGCTGAGAAAATTATGGACAGGTTTTGAGTTCCGTTTTTGTCAATTTGTTTTGCGAGGCCTGTTTGTTTAGGCTGAATTCCGGACCGAAAGAATGCTTTCTGCTGATGGTTTGTcatataaggccagtctcaatggatagtttcatgacacagttaccaaaacTATAATAACCGAGCCATAgaagttttatggggatgaaactcctctctcatctgatgaaactctttcatttaatgaccctgtcaagtcagcaattttacttatgtggcactctatttaatatgcatgacactctcatgaaacatgcattgagactggcctaaaaaTAGAGTAACCTTTCTGACTGAATCGATTCCGGCAGTCGATTTCGTGCCAACCGAACGTTGTCTAACTTGGACAAGATTTAAAGTTTGAGGTAATTCAACCAGCACAGGATGTATATGCATGTGTCATATTTGGATTCTTGAAGAACTCATATGGACAAAGCTTTGCAAATTAAAGCATTCTGATGAcacaagatgcatgatgtcaaatACCTGACGTACGTCATGAAATGGCACGCAGGCGCAGCGTAGGAGAGACCAGGCCAAGCAATGTTCGTTCGGTTCCCCGACCGGCCCCATATTCTACATCTACCTTGAGATGCCCCATCCATGGCGGGCGGCGGTGTCCGGCGCGGCGGCTACTACTGTGTCTACCAGTCACGAGCCAGCTAGTATCCATGCGCAATGCAAGCCTCCCAGAAGAGCTTGTTGCTCTCGGCCGTATGGCCGGGTCCGGCCACAacagccgccgccgtcgcctgcGGCCGCGCGCAGCCATCTCCCGCACCGGCACCGATCGCCGCGTCCTGGACCGTCCGGCGCCACCACGGGACGCACATGCCGCTGTCGACTTCGTTCTCGTCACCCTCCATGgctacgtcgtcgtcgtccgcaCCACggccatcgtcgtcgtcgtcgtcgttaacGCTAGCAGCAGGAGTGCGACTATCGTTGCCACCGGCGGCGCCGCTGCAGGACTCGGCGTCGTCCTCCGCGTAGTAGCATTCTGCTTCTGCCACCGAGGGACGACGGTCCCCTACTGTGGGGCCGGCCGACACAGTGGCGTCGGACTCGGAGTCGCCGGTGGCTTCTTGCGGCGCTGCGGCGGGTGGCGCCGGCGCGGGAGCAGGAGGCGCAGGCTCCGCGTTGGGCATAGGCGCCTGATGTGTGCAGTCGTCGTCCATGGCGGGATGACGACGCCACGTTGCCACGACGGGGGGCGCGGCTGCGAAAAAAACAGTAGTCAGCAGCAATATTTAAAGGAAGTAGTAGCGTGTCCGTGTCAGATTTGGACTGTAATTCGATGTTTCGTCTGCATCACTAATCTCTAGCTCTAATAAAGTTTTAACCTTTTGGAATTGGATTTTATTAGTCGGTGTAATTTGATCTTTCTTGGAGATTAGAAagtattttcatttttctccCCAAAAGTTTTCGGTTTTGGAGGCTTGTCTCGGATGATCTGTAAAGTCTAAAAAAAAGGCTATTTATTAGCTTTTCTCTAAGCTGGATAGATATGCTCATGCCTATAAAGAAAGTCATTTTGGATAAAGCGAGAGTTAAAtattgaaaatataaattataaataatttttaagttgttgagtttgaaaatatgaaaaccatataaatagatttatctaaaaatttcttttataaaaatatcCATATACTATGAATATTTTTATAGAAACAAGGAGTTAAAGTTAGATCCGTATCGTTGTctaaacaattttttttttaatagaGTGACTATGCTTTTACAGGAGGGAGAATACTTGGTACTTCTAAACGGTGCATTTAGCATTGACCAGAGGGATCGGAGTACCATTACAATTCAGGTGGCCTGAATGTGAATCCGGTTTTGACTTCCATTAATGTTAATTTGAGTTGCACACATAAACTGACCTGAACATGAGCTGAATTCGCAAGAACAGAATTGCGGTTTCTGGTAAAATTCATTCAGAACAGAATGGATCAAAATTTAATTTCCATTCACGGGAAACATTGGGTTCTTGAAGAATAACATATGGACATGCACAAATTAATAAAAGTTTGCAAAGCATTGCGCGACAAGATGATGTCAGACGCCTGACGTCATGAAATGGCACGCAGAGCAGCACGGCAGGACGCCCAGCAATGTTCCTTCCCCGACCCCATCTTCTACACCTACATCTACCTTGGGATGCCCCATCCATGGCGgacggacggcggcggcggcggcggctactGCCTACCAGTCATGAGAGCGAGCTAGCTAGTACCCATGCGCAATGCAAGCTTCCCAGAAGAGCCTGTTGCTCTCGGCCGTATGGCCGCCGGGTCCGGCCACAACAGCCGCCGCCCCGCccttctccgccgccgccgccgccgccgcctgtggCCGCGCGCAGCCACCACCGCTGGCACCGGCCGTAGCGTCCTGGACCATCCGGCGCCACCACGGGACGCACATCCTGCTGTCGACTTCTTCGTTCTCGTCACCCTCCACGGCCACGTCGACGTCGTCTACGCCACGGTTGTCGTCGTCTTCGTCGACGACGGGGCCGCGGTTATTATCGCCACCGCCGGCGCCGCTGCAGGACTCGGCGTCGTCCTCGGCGTAGCTGCCAGCTGCCACCGATGGACGACGACGGTCCCCTACTGTGGAGGCCGACACGGGGGCGTCGGACTCCGAGTCGCCGGTGGCTTcttgcggcgcggcggcggcggccggtggcggcggcgcgggagCAGGAGAAGCAAGCTCCAGGCTGGCTATGGGCTGATGTGTGCAGTTGTCCTCCATGGCGCCGCGGAACGCCGGAATGACGACGGCGGTGATGCGGGCTGCGAAAACAGTAGTCAGCAATATTTATAGGAAGAAGATGCGTCTCCGTCACTCCGTGTCAGATTTGGACTGTAGTTCGAAGTTTCGTAGTATTTAAGCTTTTGGAATTAGACTTTCTTATTAGTCGGTGTGTTTTGATGTGTCTTTTATTAGAgagtatttttttaatattctTCCTCAAAAGTTTACGGTTTTGGAGGCATGTAGTGTGGGCTGATGTGTAAAGCCTagagcatgcaagaccatttaaCTTTGCGTGCATTAGTTAGTAAAGAAAAAATAGTTTTTCTCTAAGCTGGATAGATATTGCGTATACATCATTACATACATGTTTTTTTTGAAATGCATCATTACATACATGTTGGGTTAGAAGGAATATAATTATTGCTTTTTTCTAAGTTATAGACTCATAGGGTACGTTAGAACCATGCATTTAATCAAATTGATATGGGTTTCCAATGAAATTGTACATGTATCTTTTATACTTGAGCTGAGGCAAATGATGAATCAGAACTTAAATTATAAGTGAAAACTTGTAAATGGCCATGGGAATGTAGGGGGCGGGTTCGTTGTAGGGGTGTTGACGAAAACGTTGCTATCTTCCATGGCACTCCATATCGCCCTCTCATGCATGTAAAGAATAATGTCAATCTTCGGGTCTTTCAATTCGAGCAGTGAGTGTGAGTAGACAAATAACTCCTATGAGTCATCTGGTTCCTCTAGGCGGTGATCTCATCGTTAATGTCATCCATAGACCCCATTGGATGGTTGGAGCCACAACCATCGGAGGCATCGCTCTATGCATGAGCTAGCTAGGGAGGCAATCGATGGACCGAATAGGGGGCAAAAGGGGACATCAACAATGGCGAATGGTGAGCCAATTGTGTGGATCTCTGTTATATCGGGTAGGTTGGCATGAGTGCATGAATGATGTATCATAGTGTAGATTGTGGGGAGGAAACAAGGTTGAGCATAGTtgagaagtttgggttgcactCGGGAAGGTGATGAAGTTGAGTAGGTTAAAGGCGGTAGAAAAGGCTAGAGGTGTAATGAATAGGGAACAGTACGGTGTGGAATGGAGGTGGATGGGGGCTGAGACCAGTCAGGAGGTGTTCATGCTACGATAGCAACTAATGAAGGGGAGAGGTTAGGACTAGGAGGGACAACAACACGTGGTGTAGACAAAGATAAAGCTGATAGGAGGAGAGACGTCGTACTAGGGGTAGTAATGATGTCATTAGGATCGAAAGAGGAGTTGGGGCACAACACATTGATGTTGTACCTAGCCGTGGACATGTTGATTTGTGGGAAGGGGAGCAAAAGGGGAGAGGGGGAGGGAGGCGGTTGCCGATGGAAAAGATACACATACATTTTTTTGTTTCGAGCAAGTTGTGTGCAGGGAGGAGGGTTGTCGCGTCTTAGGGGAGTTGTCTACCACCGAGGGTTATTGTCTGCATGCAGGTGGTTGTCACATCTTAGGGAAGTTGCCTCTTGGTTAGATACAATTGTAGCTAAGACTAGTAGTAACCCCCAAACAGCTCCTTGTCCATAGTTAGGTAGGCATTGAAATCACCATTACTTTGTAGCTTCCCGACAGCCATGAGCACATTTTGCATGGAGGCATAGGAAGGATCTAGACCGTTACTTGCAACGTTGGCGTGAAGCACACAATGTTGAGGCAATTGGGAAACATGACAAATGGAATGGTAAGATTGGATGTATCCTGAAGGAGATCTTTAAAGGCCACACCTGATTTGGCAACGTTGACGAGCTTGACATATTTGGCGGTGACAAGTGGCATGAGGCAAGGCTCGACAAGCCACCAGGGGATAGTGTGGAGCTCAATTGCTGATGGCGGTACAATGTGGGGCCACAGTGTACAATAGGGCTAGAAGCTTGCATTGGTAGATTGAGTAGTGGAGGTGCAGCGGCAATGGTGTGAAGGTGGTGGCGAGGAATGGCTTTTGCCTCAGTCGAGAGGGTTTAATTGCAGCCATCTGAATCCACAATAACTCATCAAAATCATGGAAGAAAGGAAACTTGACATGAAGGAGCAAAAAGAAAAACTCAAAGTTAAAAACAAACGAAAAGGAAAAGTTTTTTTACACCCTTAACAGTTAGCACTTGTAAGTACCCCTTCCATTTTAAATTGTAA
It encodes:
- the LOC8075960 gene encoding uncharacterized protein LOC8075960; translation: MEDNCTHQPIASLELASPAPAPPPPAAAAAPQEATGDSESDAPVSASTVGDRRRPSVAAGSYAEDDAESCSGAGGGDNNRGPVVDEDDDNRGVDDVDVAVEGDENEEVDSRMCVPWWRRMVQDATAGASGGGCARPQAAAAAAAEKGGAAAVVAGPGGHTAESNRLFWEACIAHGY